Sequence from the Acropora muricata isolate sample 2 chromosome 10, ASM3666990v1, whole genome shotgun sequence genome:
tttcattttgcTAATACATTCGATAAAGTTGTAGCAAAATTCGATAAATTCGCCCTGATACGCATTCGATTCTCCCCTACATTTGTGAAACAACGCAAGCAATGTTCATTCGATAATTCAAGAAATATTCATTCGATGATTCGAACAAAATTCATTCGATAATGCAAGCATTattcattcgataattcaaACATTATTCATTCGATGATTCGGACAAAATTCATTCGACGCTGCACGTGAATGGTCAGTATGAAACATCGGTtaccagtcgtttcgtacccatggttctttcgtacccagacgattcgtacccaggctTAGACGTTTCGTACCCACATTCGGCTAATTTCGTACCCAACCctctggacgattcgtacccaacaaattatgacacaaaatgttcaaaacaaacataaatatTTACTTTATTTATCTTAGTAATCGCAAAAAAGCTAATTTATAATCACAGAATCAttgaaaacttatcttttagTTAATACTCTTGAAAAATCTTGAACTTGAAGTTGACCTATCCTAATATATTTTGCCTACTACCACGCAGTGCCTACGACTTAACGTACTAATTTTACTTTGTAAAAAAGCTAATTTCAAAATCATAACAACGTTGAAAAGTTATCTCACTCTTGAACAAACGCAACCTAGTCGACCTTGCTGACCTATCGTAATATAATTTGCCCATTATCACGCAGCGCCTATACGACTAAACGTACTTATTCTACctagtaaaataaaaatccttctagtaaatgcaaattaataatGAGTaaattcagttcagttcagtgcATCACTGGCCTGTTTACAATGGCACATCCTTTGAGAAGCTGCTTTAGTGATTTCTCCTTCTTGTTGAAGGCCCCCCAAAGGTTGAAGAGCCGCGTCTGCACTTCACGATAGGTGGACCTCTGCATTCGCTTAAGTTTGCGCTCCGAGACTGGACGAACTTGTAGCGACGCTAGTCTCGCTTCTTTGTGTAGTAGGGCCACGAACATGTAGAAGTGCAGACCGCATCGACCAGCGGCTCTTCTGTTCAGGCTATGATGCCAGCCCTCAATGTCATTGTTTGTTCTTATTGACTGCATAAAGACGCTAAAGCACTTGGGGGGCCAAACTGTACTGCGAATCCAGTTTTCCTCGATATAACTGACGAACTGCTGTAAAGGCTCCGTCGTAGCTTCTGGTTTTAGGCTTTCGAAGGTTGGCGCAATGGTCTCATGTGGAAGGAAGGGTAGTGCCATCAGTCGCCTGATGTAACCATTCGTAGCCCAGTCTTTCATATACGCAGTCTGAAGGCCTAGCTCTTGAACTTTTCTCCAAAGGGCCTGGTTCCAGTGGAAGGCACACCCCAACAACTGCACTTCCGGAAGGACTTTTCGAAATGCTCCCCACACGGCGCTCTCAAAGTCAACGGTAACCTGCTCGACGCTCGGGGTAGTTGGCAGGATCCTCAGCACCTTCTTTAACACTTTCTTGTAGTCATGCTTTCTTCTGCTGGACATCAGTACAAACAGCAGCGGGACTTGTTTTGCGTGGTCGTCTTGGCGGACGAAGGCATTAATCGTGAAGAGCTGAGTAAAGGGCGGCCGACACAGCTTAAATGTTCCGTCGACGTACCACCGCTTGGCTTTCCTTAACAACGTTAGTTGCTCCTCAGTAGCGAAGATGAGATGTCGTTTTCCGTGGGTTTCGATATCTGCGCGAAGAAATTCCCCAGGGATACTAGACTCGTCCATGGTGAAGTCAAGGTCGACTGGATCTTGTGGTCGTTTTGACTGTCGGCAACGATTGGCTGCTCTAGCTAAATATTCGGGTCTGGCTAGGGTAGGCAGAGCGGCAGCATTCTCCATTCCCTGTAGCAGTATTTCATCGACGATCGCTGATGCTGACCTGAACAGGTCATCAGT
This genomic interval carries:
- the LOC136887518 gene encoding uncharacterized protein, which gives rise to MAETTHSEPPSSILLDVPTAAEENSWAEPTNPLPSGNALSSDAFENLTTSELGTVREVTMFSASSSPSSSVHYELPVPIEESSMGEPTIEDQPVDDQPPPLTFEVVEGASKRGQQKLFDNRGYSYCVKRRRNAITYWHCSFRGKSNHCPASVIQRPEGFTVGVEHNHTGEVGLPETAKLTAAIKRKATDDLFRSASAIVDEILLQGMENAAALPTLARPEYLARAANRCRQSKRPQDPVDLDFTMDESSIPGEFLRADIETHGKRHLIFATEEQLTLLRKAKRWYVDGTFKLCRPPFTQLFTINAFVRQDDHAKQVPLLFVLMSSRRKHDYKKVLKKVLRILPTTPSVEQVTVDFESAVWGAFRKVLPEVQLLGCAFHWNQALWRKVQELGLQTAYMKDWATNGYIRRLMALPFLPHETIAPTFESLKPEATTEPLQQFVSYIEENWIRSTVWPPKCFSVFMQSIRTNNDIEGWHHSLNRRAAGRCGLHFYMFVALLHKEARLASLQVRPVSERKLKRMQRSTYREVQTRLFNLWGAFNKKEKSLKQLLKGCAIVNRPVMH